A stretch of the Hydrogenobacter hydrogenophilus genome encodes the following:
- a CDS encoding c-type cytochrome, with amino-acid sequence MKKALVFVSLSGLLLFSCQKKASETTVSPPTPSTSEKPAEEVASDKGIGPIKEVQLGPIDQNLVKKGKEIFDSKCATCHKLEEKYVGPPLKGVTKRRKPEWIMNMILNPAEMEQKDPVAKQLLAEYLTQMTFQNVSQDDARAILEYLRSVDEK; translated from the coding sequence ATGAAAAAGGCTCTTGTGTTTGTGTCCCTTTCTGGTCTTTTGCTCTTTTCATGTCAAAAGAAAGCTTCAGAAACTACTGTTTCTCCTCCCACACCTTCTACATCGGAGAAACCAGCGGAAGAAGTAGCCAGCGATAAAGGTATAGGACCCATTAAAGAGGTTCAGCTCGGACCAATAGACCAGAACCTCGTCAAAAAAGGGAAGGAGATATTTGATTCCAAGTGTGCCACATGCCACAAGTTGGAGGAAAAGTATGTGGGACCTCCTCTTAAGGGTGTTACCAAGAGGAGAAAGCCCGAGTGGATAATGAATATGATACTCAACCCAGCAGAAATGGAGCAGAAGGACCCAGTAGCTAAACAGCTTCTTGCCGAATACCTTACTCAGATGACTTTCCAAAATGTGTCGCAGGACGATGCAAGGGCCATATTGGAGTATCTGAGAAGCGTTGATGAAAAGTAA